The Quercus robur chromosome 7, dhQueRobu3.1, whole genome shotgun sequence genome has a segment encoding these proteins:
- the LOC126693603 gene encoding uncharacterized protein LOC126693603 isoform X5 produces the protein MGWIGETMDSIKSLQIRQVLTQAVSLGMIVTSALIIWKALMCITGSESPVVVVLSGSMEPGFKRGDILFLHMSKDPIRAGEIVVFNVDGREIPIVHRVIKVHERQDTGEVDVLTKGDNNYVDDILLYALGQLLLLRHHIMGRAIGIFLLVHWGCSL, from the exons ATGGGTTGGATCGGTGAGACAATGGATTCCATCAAATCCCTTCAGATCCGACAGGTCCTCACACAGGCCGTCAGTCTTG GGATGATTGTTACGTCTGCACTAATAATATGGAAGGCATTGATGTGCATTACTGGCAGTGAGTCTCCTGTTGTCGTCGTGCTTTCTGGTAGCATGGAACCAGGTTTCAAGAGG GGGGACATCTTGTTCTTGCACATGAGCAAAGATCCTATTCGTGCTGGGGAAATTGTTGTCTTTAACGTCGAT GGTCGCGAGATTCCTATTGTCCATCGTGTCATTAAG GTCCATGAACGGCAAGATACTGGAGAGGTTGATGTACTCACAAAAG GAGATAATAATTATGTGGATGACATACTTCTGTATGCTCTTGGTCAGCTCTTGCTTCTGCGGCACCACATAATGGGCAGAGCCATAGG TATATTCTTATTGGTGCATTGGGGTTGCTCGTTATAA
- the LOC126693603 gene encoding uncharacterized protein LOC126693603 isoform X2, producing MGWIGETMDSIKSLQIRQVLTQAVSLGMIVTSALIIWKALMCITGSESPVVVVLSGSMEPGFKRGDILFLHMSKDPIRAGEIVVFNVDGREIPIVHRVIKVHERQDTGEVDVLTKGDNNYGDDRLLYAHGQLWLQRHHIMGRAVGFLPYVGWVTIIMTEKPIIKYILIGALGLLVITSKD from the exons ATGGGTTGGATCGGTGAGACAATGGATTCCATCAAATCCCTTCAGATCCGACAGGTCCTCACACAGGCCGTCAGTCTTG GGATGATTGTTACGTCTGCACTAATAATATGGAAGGCATTGATGTGCATTACTGGCAGTGAGTCTCCTGTTGTCGTCGTGCTTTCTGGTAGCATGGAACCAGGTTTCAAGAGG GGGGACATCTTGTTCTTGCACATGAGCAAAGATCCTATTCGTGCTGGGGAAATTGTTGTCTTTAACGTCGAT GGTCGCGAGATTCCTATTGTCCATCGTGTCATTAAG GTCCATGAACGGCAAGATACTGGAGAGGTTGATGTACTCACAAAAG GAGATAATAATTATGGGGATGACAGACTTCTGTATGCTCATGGTCAGCTCTGGCTGCAACGGCACCACATAATGGGCAGAGCTGTTGG GTTCCTACCTTATGTTGGCTGGGTAACAATTATCATGACTGAAAAGCCAATTATCAAG TATATTCTTATTGGTGCATTGGGGTTGCTGGTTATAACATCAAAAGATTGA
- the LOC126693603 gene encoding uncharacterized protein LOC126693603 isoform X6: MGWIGETMDSIKSLQIRQVLTQAVSLGMIVTSALIIWKALMCITGSESPVVVVLSGSMEPGFKRGDILFLHMSKDPIRAGEIVVFNVDGREIPIVHRVIKVHERQDSREVDALSKGDNNYVDDILLYALGQLLLLRHHIMGRAIGIFLLVHWGCSL; this comes from the exons ATGGGTTGGATCGGTGAGACAATGGATTCCATCAAATCCCTTCAGATCCGACAGGTCCTCACACAGGCCGTCAGTCTTG GGATGATTGTTACGTCTGCACTAATAATATGGAAGGCATTGATGTGCATTACTGGCAGTGAGTCTCCTGTTGTCGTCGTGCTTTCTGGTAGCATGGAACCAGGTTTCAAGAGG GGGGACATCTTGTTCTTGCACATGAGCAAAGATCCTATTCGTGCTGGGGAAATTGTTGTCTTTAACGTCGAT GGTCGCGAGATTCCTATTGTCCATCGTGTCATTAAG GTCCATGAACGACAAGATTCTAGAGAGGTTGATGCCCTCAGTAAAG GAGATAATAATTATGTGGATGACATACTTCTGTATGCTCTTGGTCAGCTCTTGCTTCTGCGGCACCACATAATGGGCAGAGCCATAGG TATATTCTTATTGGTGCATTGGGGTTGCTCGTTATAA
- the LOC126693603 gene encoding uncharacterized protein LOC126693603 isoform X4, whose protein sequence is MGWIGETMDSIKSLQIRQVLTQAVSLGMIVTSALIIWKALMCITGSESPVVVVLSGSMEPGFKRGDILFLHMSKDPIRAGEIVVFNVDGREIPIVHRVIKVHERQDSREVDALSKGDNNYVDDILLYALGQLLLLRHHIMGRAIGFLSYVGWVTIFI, encoded by the exons ATGGGTTGGATCGGTGAGACAATGGATTCCATCAAATCCCTTCAGATCCGACAGGTCCTCACACAGGCCGTCAGTCTTG GGATGATTGTTACGTCTGCACTAATAATATGGAAGGCATTGATGTGCATTACTGGCAGTGAGTCTCCTGTTGTCGTCGTGCTTTCTGGTAGCATGGAACCAGGTTTCAAGAGG GGGGACATCTTGTTCTTGCACATGAGCAAAGATCCTATTCGTGCTGGGGAAATTGTTGTCTTTAACGTCGAT GGTCGCGAGATTCCTATTGTCCATCGTGTCATTAAG GTCCATGAACGACAAGATTCTAGAGAGGTTGATGCCCTCAGTAAAG GAGATAATAATTATGTGGATGACATACTTCTGTATGCTCTTGGTCAGCTCTTGCTTCTGCGGCACCACATAATGGGCAGAGCCATAGG ATTCCTATCTTATGTTGGCTGGGTGACAATTTTCATATGA
- the LOC126693603 gene encoding uncharacterized protein LOC126693603 isoform X3, translating into MGWIGETMDSIKSLQIRQVLTQAVSLGMIVTSALIIWKALMCITGSESPVVVVLSGSMEPGFKRGDILFLHMSKDPIRAGEIVVFNVDGREIPIVHRVIKVHERQDTGEVDVLTKGDNNYVDDILLYALGQLLLLRHHIMGRAIGFLSYVGWVTIFI; encoded by the exons ATGGGTTGGATCGGTGAGACAATGGATTCCATCAAATCCCTTCAGATCCGACAGGTCCTCACACAGGCCGTCAGTCTTG GGATGATTGTTACGTCTGCACTAATAATATGGAAGGCATTGATGTGCATTACTGGCAGTGAGTCTCCTGTTGTCGTCGTGCTTTCTGGTAGCATGGAACCAGGTTTCAAGAGG GGGGACATCTTGTTCTTGCACATGAGCAAAGATCCTATTCGTGCTGGGGAAATTGTTGTCTTTAACGTCGAT GGTCGCGAGATTCCTATTGTCCATCGTGTCATTAAG GTCCATGAACGGCAAGATACTGGAGAGGTTGATGTACTCACAAAAG GAGATAATAATTATGTGGATGACATACTTCTGTATGCTCTTGGTCAGCTCTTGCTTCTGCGGCACCACATAATGGGCAGAGCCATAGG ATTCCTATCTTATGTTGGCTGGGTGACAATTTTCATATGA
- the LOC126693602 gene encoding pentatricopeptide repeat-containing protein At1g80150, mitochondrial, whose amino-acid sequence MLSLRYVRRFYHAVAAVSSTESPAAVSNYIRNPKPLEEPALVKLKNERDPEKLFHLFKANAHNRLVIENRFAFEDTVSRLAGAGRFDYIEHLLEHQKTLPQGRREGFILRIIMLYGKAGMTKHALDTFSNMHLYGCRRTVKSFNAALRVLTQTRDLHAVEEFLNDVPVMFGVELDVFSVNIVIKAFCEMGVLNKAYLIMVEMEKLGIKPDVVTYTTLISAFYKENRCEIGNGLWNLMMLKGCIPNLATFNVRIQYLVNRRRAWQANSLMDMMQKLGIAPDEVTYNLVIKGFCQAGYLEMAKRVYSAFHAKGHKPNVKIYQTMIHYLCKGRDFDLAYTMCKDCMRKNWFPNVDTIHTLLEGLKKNGQFGKAKLILTLAQSRVPPFSSSQLGALRSILSRS is encoded by the coding sequence ATGCTCTCTCTGCGATATGTTCGCAGATTCTATCATGCTGTTGCTGCCGTTTCATCAACTGAAAGCCCTGCAGCTGTATCCAATTACATTCGGAATCCAAAGCCATTAGAAGAACCTGCTCTTGTGAAACTTAAGAACGAGCGGGACCCTGAGAAGTTGTTCCATTTATTTAAGGCGAATGCACACAATCGGCTTGTCATTGAAAACCGTTTTGCATTTGAAGACACGGTGTCTAGGCTAGCTGGTGCAGGGCGCTTTGATTACATCGAGCATTTGCTTGAGCATCAGAAGACTCTTCCCCAGGGTCGGCGTGAAGGGTTTATTTTGAGGATTATAATGTTGTATGGTAAGGCTGGGATGACTAAACATGCTCTTGATACTTTTTCTAATATGCATCTGTATGGGTGTCGAAGGACTGTTAAATCTTTCAATGCTGCACTTAGGGTTTTGACACAGACACGTGATTTACATGCAGTTGAGGAATTTCTTAATGATGTACCTGTGATGTTTGGTGTTGAACTGGACGTATTTTCAGTTAATATTGTTATTAAGGCTTTCTGTGAAATGGGTGTTTTGAATAAAGCATATTTAATCATGGTAGAGATGGAAAAGTTAGGAATAAAGCCAGATGTGGTTACATACACAACACTTATTTCAGCATTTTATAAGGAAAACAGGTGTGAGATTGGCAATGGGTTGTGGAATCTAATGATGCTAAAGGGGTGTATACCGAATCTGGCAACTTTTAATGTTAGGATTCAATATTTGGTTAATAGGAGACGAGCATGGCAAGCTAATAGTTTGATGGATATGATGCAGAAGCTTGGGATTGCACCTGATGAGGTTACCTATAATCTGGTAATCAAAGGGTTCTGCCAGGCTGGGTATCTTGAAATGGCCAAAAGGGTCTATTCTGCTTTTCATGCCAAGGGGCACAAACCCAATGTTAAGATTTACCAGACCATGATTCATTATCTCTGTAAGGGAAGGGATTTTGATTTAGCATATACAATGTGTAAAGATTGCATGAGAAAAAATTGGTTTCCAAATGTGGATACCATTCATACGTTGCTTGAAGGCCTTAAGAAGAATGGGCAGTTTGGTAAGGCCAAGCTGATCCTGACATTGGCTCAGAGTAGAGTACCTCCTTTTTCTTCAAGCCAATTGGGTGCTTTGAGGTCCATATTGTCCAGGAGTTAG
- the LOC126693603 gene encoding uncharacterized protein LOC126693603 isoform X1 yields MGWIGETMDSIKSLQIRQVLTQAVSLGMIVTSALIIWKALMCITGSESPVVVVLSGSMEPGFKRGDILFLHMSKDPIRAGEIVVFNVDGREIPIVHRVIKVHERQDTGEVDVLTKGDNNYGDDRLLYAHGQLWLQRHHIMGRAVGFLPYVGWVTIIMTEKPIIKYILIGALGLLVITSEKIEEQSEFMLWLISNMYGFAAAISHVPFLPPLVHWTS; encoded by the exons ATGGGTTGGATCGGTGAGACAATGGATTCCATCAAATCCCTTCAGATCCGACAGGTCCTCACACAGGCCGTCAGTCTTG GGATGATTGTTACGTCTGCACTAATAATATGGAAGGCATTGATGTGCATTACTGGCAGTGAGTCTCCTGTTGTCGTCGTGCTTTCTGGTAGCATGGAACCAGGTTTCAAGAGG GGGGACATCTTGTTCTTGCACATGAGCAAAGATCCTATTCGTGCTGGGGAAATTGTTGTCTTTAACGTCGAT GGTCGCGAGATTCCTATTGTCCATCGTGTCATTAAG GTCCATGAACGGCAAGATACTGGAGAGGTTGATGTACTCACAAAAG GAGATAATAATTATGGGGATGACAGACTTCTGTATGCTCATGGTCAGCTCTGGCTGCAACGGCACCACATAATGGGCAGAGCTGTTGG GTTCCTACCTTATGTTGGCTGGGTAACAATTATCATGACTGAAAAGCCAATTATCAAG TATATTCTTATTGGTGCATTGGGGTTGCTCGTTATAACTTCAGAAAAGATTGAAGAACAAAGTGAATTCATGCTGTGGTTGATCTCCAATATGTACGGTTTTGCAGCTGCCATATCTCATGTGCCATTTCTCCCACCCCTTGTACATTGGACAAGTTAA